The sequence ATGAACTTGTTGACGCGGATGGTGCGGATCCGCGGGTCGCGGGGGTTCTCCAGCTTTTCCAGGTGGAGCCCTGCATGGCGGTGCTCGCGGAACTTGTCGAAGACCTCGTGGACCCGCTTCTGGACGGTCTTCTCCAGCCGGGCGAACTCCAGGAGGAAGTCCTTGTGGATTCCCAGCGTCGCCATGTGTGCCCCCGGGTCGTACGCGTGCCGACGTTTCGACTGATCACCGTACGGTACGGGGCGCCAATGGCTCGTCGGTACCGAGGGTTTGGGGAGAGGGCGGGCGTGCGCGCCGGGAGCGCGAGTCGACGGCCCGCAGGCCGGTCGCGTCCATGCTGTGGACGTGGGTCGCGGTCACGACCGTGCCGACGTCGCGCTCGCTCCCGAACGACCACGCCACCGTCCCGTCGGCGAGCCGCAAGGTCACGGGGGCGCGCAGGCGCGGGTTCGCCCATGTCAGTGGCCGACGGGCAGGCCGTTCGGTTCCTTGATGCGCTTCATGATGATCTGCGAGTTGACCTCGGTGATTCCGGTGAGGGCCGTCAGCTTCTCGATCCACAGGCGCTCGTACGCCCGCAGGTCGGCGACCGCGATCCGCAGCAGGCAGCCGGGGCTGCCGAAGAGGCGGTAGGCCTCGATGACGTCCGGGATGTCCTGGAGGGCCGCCTCGAAGGCTTCCACCGCCTCCCGGTCGCGCCGCACCTCGACCGAGACGAGCACCTCGAATCCTCGGTCCACCGCCTCGGGGGAGATCACCGCGCGGTAGCCCTGGATCACCCCGTCCTGTTCCAGCTGGCGCACCCGGCGCATGCAGGGGGAGGGGGTCAGTCCCACGCGCTGGGCGAGTTCCTGGTTGCTCAGGCGGCCGTCGGCCTGGAGCTCGCGCAAGATTTCTCGGTCAATGGCATCCATGACGCAATTATCACCCAGCGTTCATGAACGGGCCTGAGGGAAAACGCAATCACATTGCGCGTAGATCGCTCTATCATTGCTGCTTTGAGTACATATGTACGAGTGACGTACTAGTGACACGAGTGACACGAGTGAAGGGCGGCCACGGCCGATGGGACGGATCGTCGTGATCAGCACCGGCGGGACGATAGCCAGCCGCTGGCAGGGTTCCGGCTTCGCAGCGGACGCCGACGGGAACGAGGTGATCGCCACCGCACCACTCCCCGAGGGCATCACCGTCGAACTCGTCGACCTGTTCAGCGTGAACAGCCCGCGTCTCACCACCGCACATCAGCTCACCCTGCTGCGCACCGTGCACGAGGTGCTCGCCGACCCCGGAGTCGACGGCATCGTCGTCACCCACGGCACCGACACCCTGGAGGAGTCCGCCTTCCTCCTCGACCTGCACCACCGCGACCCCCGCCCGGTCGTCCTCACCGGCTCCCAGCTGCCCATGGGCACCGCGGACGGCGACGGCCCCGGCAACCTGTACGACGCGCTGCTCACCGCCGCCACCACCCGCGGGCTCGGCGTTCTGATCGCCTTCGCGGGACGTGTCCACGCCGCCCGCGGCACCGTCAAGACGCAGGCCGTGGCCCTGGACGCGTTCGCCGACCCCTCCAGGGAACTGCTCGGCAAGGTCGGCTTCGGCAAGGTCACCGTCCTGCGCGCCCCGCAGCGCCCCCTGCCCCTCCCGCTCCCCGCGATGCCCGAAGTCCCGCCCCGCGTCGACGTGGTGGTCCACCACGCGGACGGCGACCCCGTCCTGCTGAACGCGGCCGTCGAGGCCGGCGCCCGCGGTATCGTGCTCGTCGGGACCGGCGCGGGCAACGCCACCCCGGAGATCGTCGACGCCGTCCGGGCCGCCGTCGCCCGCGGGGTGCTGGTCGCCCTGACCACCCGGGTCATGGCCGGCCCGGTCACCGAGATCTACACGCACGGGGGAGCGGTGGACCTCGTCGCGGCGGGCGCCGTTCCCACCGGCACGCTGCGCGCCGGACAGGCCCGCATCGCGGTCCTGTCCGCGCTCCTGGCCACCGAGAACACTGTGGAGCAGGTCCGCCTGCTACGTGAGGCCCTCACCCCGACCGGGTCGGTCCTCGTCGAGGCGTAACGGCGGCCGCGGAACCGCACGCACGCGCCCCCCGCATGCACGCGCCCCCGGCTCCGGACGGGCAAGGTCCGGGGCCGGGGGCGCGAAGGCGAGGCGGCGCGAGGTGGCGCGGGCTCCGGGCTCAGGCGCCGCCGAACGCCGCCAGGATGCGGTCCGCCGCCGATGTCGGGGTCACCGTGCCCGCCCGGACCGCGGACTCCAGGTCCGGCGCGAGGTTCCGTACCGCCGGGTCCGCCCGGAGGCGTTCCAGCAGTTCGTCGCGGACCATCGACCAGGTCCACTCCACCTGCTGCGCCGCCCGCTTCGCCGTCAGCCGGCCGCCCGCGTCCAGCAGGGTCCGGTGCTGCTCCAGGCGGCTCCACACCTCGTCCAGCCCGGTCGACTCCCGCGCGCTGCACGTCAGCACCGGCGGGGTCCAGGCCGCGTCCACCGGGTGCATCAGGCGCAGCGCGCCCGACAGTTCCCGGGCCGCTGCCTTCGCGTCCCGCTCGTGCGGGCCGTCCGCCTTGTTCACCGCCAGGACGTCGGCCAGCTCCAGGACGCCCTTCTTGATGCCCTGCAGCTGGTCGCCCGTACGGGCCAGGGACAGCAGCAGGAAGGAGTCCACCATCCCCGCCACCGTGGTCTCCGACTGGCCCACGCCGACCGTTTCGACGAGGACCACGTCGTAGCCCGCCGCCTCCATCACGATCATCGACTCGCGGGTGGCCTTGGCGACCCCGCCCAGCGTGCCCGCCGAGGGCGAGGGACGTACGAACGCCGCCGGGTCCACCGACAGCCGCTCCATCCGGGTCTTGTCGCCCAGGATGGAGCCGCCCGTACGCGTCGACGACGGGTCCACCGCGAGTACCGCCACCCGGTGGCCGAGCCCCGTCAGCATCGTGCCGAACGCGTCGATGAAGGTGGACTTGCCCACCCCCGGCACCCCGCTGATACCGATCCGGCGGGCCCGGCCGGCGTGCGGCAGCAGCTCCGTCAACAGGCCCTGCGCGAGCGCCCGGTGAGCGGGCAGGGTGGACTCGACGAGGGTGATCGCGCGCGCGATGAACGCGCGCTTCCCGTCGAGCACCCCCTTCGCGTAGGCCTCGATGTCGATCTTCGGCACCGGCGCCCGCCTACAGCTCGTGGCCCAGGTCCGCGGCCAGCCGCGTCACCAGGTCGTGGGCCGCGTCCGGGATCACCGTGCCGGGCGGGAACACCGCGGTGGCGCCCATCTCCAACAGCGTCGGGACATCGGCGGGCGGGATCACCCCACCCACGACGATCATGATGTCCTCGCGGCCCTCCTCCGCCAGCTGCTCCCGCAGCGCCGGTACGAGGGTCAGGTGACCGGCCGCCAGCGACGAGACGCCCACCACGTGGACGTCCGCCTCGACGGCCTGACGGGCCACCTCCGCCGGGGTCTGGAACAGCGGGCCGACGTCCACGTCGAAGCCCAGGTCGGCGAAGGCGGTCGCGATCACCTTCTGGCCGCGGTCGTGCCCGTCCTGGCCCATCTTGGCGACCAGGATGCGCGGACGGCGGCCCTCCGCCTCCTCGAACCGGTCGACGAGCGCACGGGTGCGCTCCACGGACGGGGACTCGCCTGCCTCGGTGCGGTACACACCCGAGATCGTACGGATCTGGCTCGCGTGCCGCCCGTACACCTTCTCCAGTGCGTCCGAGATCTCACCCACGGTCGCCTTGGCGCGCGCCGCGTCCACCGCCAGCGCGAGGAGGTTGCCGTCGCCGCGCTCGGCGGCGTTCGTCAGCGCCCGCAGCGTGTCCTGGGTGACCGCCTCGTCGCGCTCCTCGCGCAGCCGCCGCAGCTTGGCGATCTGCTGGGAGCGCACCGAGGAGTTGTCGACCTTGAGGACGTCGATCGCCTCGTCGTTCTCCACCCGGTACTTGTTGACGCCGATCACCGGCTGCCGGCCCGAGTCGATGCGCGCCTGCGTACGGGCGGCGGCCTCCTCCACGCGCAGCTTCGGGATGCCCGCGTCGATGGCCTGCGCCATGCCGCCGGCCGCCTCGACCTCCTCGATGTGCTGCCAGGCCCGCCGCGCCAGGTCGTACGTCAGCTTCTCCACGTACGCGCTGCCGCCCCACGGGTCGATCGACCGGCAGGTCCCCGACTCCTGCTGCAGCAGCAGCTGGGTGTTGCGGGCGATGCGCGCCGAGAAGTCCGTCGGCAGCGCGAGCGCCTCGTCGAGGGCGTTGGTGTGCAGCGACTGGGTGTGGCCCTGGGTCGCCGCCATCGCCTCGATGCACGTGCGCGTCACGTTGTTGAAGACGTCCTGCGCCGTCAGCGACCAGCCGGAGGTCTGCGAATGCGTGCGCAGCGACAGCGACTTGGCGTTCTTCGGGTCGAACTGCTTGACCAGGCGCGCCCACAGCAGGCGGGCCGCGCGCAGCTTCGCGACCTCCATGAAGAAATTCATGCCGATCGCCCAGAAGAACGACAGGCGCGGCGCGAACGCGTCCACGTCCAGGCCGACCGCCTGCCCGGCCCGCAGGTACTCCACGCCGTCGGCGAGGGTGTACGCCAGCTCCAGGTCGGCCGTGGCCCCGGCCTCCTGGATGTGGTAGCCGGAGATGGAGATCGAGTTGTACCGGGGCATCTTCTGCGAGGTGAATGCGAAGATGTCGGAGATGATCCGCATCGAGGGCTTGGGCGGGTAGATGTAGGTGTTGCGGACCATGAACTCCTTGAGGATGTCGTTCTGGATGGTCCCGGCGAGCTTGTCGGGGGAGACGCCCTGCTCCTCCGCCGCCACGATGTAGAGCGCGAGGACGGGCAGCACCGCGCCGTTCATCGTCATCGACACCGACATCTTGTCCAGCGGGATCCCGTCGAACAGCTGCCGCATGTCGTAGATCGAGTCGATCGCCACGCCCGCCATGCCGACGTCGCCGGTCACGCGCGGGTGGTCGCTGTCGTAGCCGCGGTGCGTCGGCAGGTCGAAGGCCACCGACAGGCCCTTCTGACCGGACGCCAGATTGCGCCGGTAGAAGGCGTTCGACTCCTCGGCCGTGGAGAAACCGGCGTACTGCCGGATCGTCCAGGGCTGGTTGACGTACATCGTCGGGTACGGGCCGCGCAGGTACGGGGCCACACCCGGGTACGTCCGCAGGAAGTCCAGGCCCTCCATGTCCCGTCCCGTGTACAGCGGCTTGACGCCGATGCCCTCGGGCGTCTCCCACAGCAGGTCTGCGGCCGCGGTGCCGGTGGACTCCTTCACCGAGGCGCGCCACTGCTCCTCGGTCACGCCGGCGGCGGAGGAGGGGTCGAGCGCCAGCTCGGAGAAATCGGGGATGCTCAAGACGGCACTCCCATCCGGTCGAGTACGGAGGACAGCACGGCGACGGCGTCACAGCCGGCGAAGACGTACTCGTCCACGGAAGTCTCGGCGGTGCCCGGCCGGCCGGCGAGGAAGACGGTCGTGGCGCCGGCCGCGCGCAGCGCCTCGGACACGGCCGCGGCCTGCTCCTCGTACAGCGTGTCGCTGGAGCAGAGCACGGCCATGCCGTCCGCCCCGCTCGCGGCGTAGGACTCGGCGGCCGTCGTCGGATCCACCGACACCGGAACGTGCACCGGTTCGATGCCGCCCGCCTGGAACAGGTTCGAGGCGAAGGTGGCGCGCGCGGTGTGCGCGGCCGCCGGGCCGAGCGCGGCGAGGAAGATCCTCGGCCGGGCGCCGGTCGCCGCCAGGTGCGCGTCGCTGCGGGCCCGCAGGGCCTCGTAGGCCTCGTCGCGCCGTACGCGCGGCAGTCCGCCGGTGGGTACGGCGGGCGCGGGCTCGCGGACGACCGGCTTCTCCGAGAGCAGCGGGAACTCGCTGACGCCCGTGATCGGCTCGCGCCGCTTCGCCAGCTTCTTGGAGCGCGCGGCCCAGGTGGCGGCGAGCCGCTCGGCGACCAGTCCGGAGCGCAGGGCGGCGGCCTGGCCGCCGGCCTTCTCCAGGGTCTGGAAGAACCCCCAGGCGGCGTGGGCCAGTTCGTCGGTGAGGCGCTCCACGTAGTAGGAGCCGCCGGCCGGGTCGATCACCCGGGCCAGGTGCGACTCCTCCAGCAGGATGGTGGAGGTGTTGCGCGAGATCCGGCGCGCGAAGGCGTCCGGCAGGCCGAGCTCGTTGTCGAAGGGGAGCACGGTCACCGCGTCCGCACCGCCCACACCCGCGGCCATGCAGGCCACGGTGGTGCGCAGCATGTTCACCCAGGGGTCGCGGCGGGTCATCATCACCGGCGAGGTCACCGCGTGCTGGAGCTGGGCACCCGCCTCCGGGGCCCCCGAGGCCTCGGCGATACGGGCCCACAGCCGGCGCGCGGCGCGCAGCTTGGCGATGGTGAGGAACTGGTCCGCGGTGGCGGCGTAGCGGAACTCCAGCTGTCCGAGCGCCGCTTCCGTGCTCAGTCCGGCCTCGGTGAGGGCGCGCAGGTAGGCGACGCCGGTGGCCAGGGACAGGCCCAGCTCCTCGGCGGCGCTGCCGCCGGCCTCGTGGTACGGCAGCGCGTCCACGGTCAGGGCGCGCACGCCGGGCCAGCCGGCGGCGGCCTCCACGGCCAGCTCGACGGCGTCGGCCGCGTCCACTGCCTCACCCGTGCGGGCCTCGTGGCCCAGGGGGTCGGCGC comes from Streptomyces virginiae and encodes:
- a CDS encoding Lrp/AsnC family transcriptional regulator, with the translated sequence MDAIDREILRELQADGRLSNQELAQRVGLTPSPCMRRVRQLEQDGVIQGYRAVISPEAVDRGFEVLVSVEVRRDREAVEAFEAALQDIPDVIEAYRLFGSPGCLLRIAVADLRAYERLWIEKLTALTGITEVNSQIIMKRIKEPNGLPVGH
- a CDS encoding asparaginase — its product is MGRIVVISTGGTIASRWQGSGFAADADGNEVIATAPLPEGITVELVDLFSVNSPRLTTAHQLTLLRTVHEVLADPGVDGIVVTHGTDTLEESAFLLDLHHRDPRPVVLTGSQLPMGTADGDGPGNLYDALLTAATTRGLGVLIAFAGRVHAARGTVKTQAVALDAFADPSRELLGKVGFGKVTVLRAPQRPLPLPLPAMPEVPPRVDVVVHHADGDPVLLNAAVEAGARGIVLVGTGAGNATPEIVDAVRAAVARGVLVALTTRVMAGPVTEIYTHGGAVDLVAAGAVPTGTLRAGQARIAVLSALLATENTVEQVRLLREALTPTGSVLVEA
- the meaB gene encoding methylmalonyl Co-A mutase-associated GTPase MeaB; the encoded protein is MPKIDIEAYAKGVLDGKRAFIARAITLVESTLPAHRALAQGLLTELLPHAGRARRIGISGVPGVGKSTFIDAFGTMLTGLGHRVAVLAVDPSSTRTGGSILGDKTRMERLSVDPAAFVRPSPSAGTLGGVAKATRESMIVMEAAGYDVVLVETVGVGQSETTVAGMVDSFLLLSLARTGDQLQGIKKGVLELADVLAVNKADGPHERDAKAAARELSGALRLMHPVDAAWTPPVLTCSARESTGLDEVWSRLEQHRTLLDAGGRLTAKRAAQQVEWTWSMVRDELLERLRADPAVRNLAPDLESAVRAGTVTPTSAADRILAAFGGA
- the scpA gene encoding methylmalonyl-CoA mutase; protein product: MSIPDFSELALDPSSAAGVTEEQWRASVKESTGTAAADLLWETPEGIGVKPLYTGRDMEGLDFLRTYPGVAPYLRGPYPTMYVNQPWTIRQYAGFSTAEESNAFYRRNLASGQKGLSVAFDLPTHRGYDSDHPRVTGDVGMAGVAIDSIYDMRQLFDGIPLDKMSVSMTMNGAVLPVLALYIVAAEEQGVSPDKLAGTIQNDILKEFMVRNTYIYPPKPSMRIISDIFAFTSQKMPRYNSISISGYHIQEAGATADLELAYTLADGVEYLRAGQAVGLDVDAFAPRLSFFWAIGMNFFMEVAKLRAARLLWARLVKQFDPKNAKSLSLRTHSQTSGWSLTAQDVFNNVTRTCIEAMAATQGHTQSLHTNALDEALALPTDFSARIARNTQLLLQQESGTCRSIDPWGGSAYVEKLTYDLARRAWQHIEEVEAAGGMAQAIDAGIPKLRVEEAAARTQARIDSGRQPVIGVNKYRVENDEAIDVLKVDNSSVRSQQIAKLRRLREERDEAVTQDTLRALTNAAERGDGNLLALAVDAARAKATVGEISDALEKVYGRHASQIRTISGVYRTEAGESPSVERTRALVDRFEEAEGRRPRILVAKMGQDGHDRGQKVIATAFADLGFDVDVGPLFQTPAEVARQAVEADVHVVGVSSLAAGHLTLVPALREQLAEEGREDIMIVVGGVIPPADVPTLLEMGATAVFPPGTVIPDAAHDLVTRLAADLGHEL
- a CDS encoding methylmalonyl-CoA mutase family protein, giving the protein MTVLPDDGLSLAAEFPDATHEQWQRLVEGVLRKSGKEVSGEAAEDALSTPIEDGLTTRPLYTAPPDGAVIDTGFPGFAPFVRGGRPEGTTANGWDVRQRLAGTDPVRVNEAALADLENGVTSLWLTVGRYGLPIEGLARALDGVYLDLAPITLDAGAQYAEAGRALLRLFTESAVAPEAARASLGADPLGHEARTGEAVDAADAVELAVEAAAGWPGVRALTVDALPYHEAGGSAAEELGLSLATGVAYLRALTEAGLSTEAALGQLEFRYAATADQFLTIAKLRAARRLWARIAEASGAPEAGAQLQHAVTSPVMMTRRDPWVNMLRTTVACMAAGVGGADAVTVLPFDNELGLPDAFARRISRNTSTILLEESHLARVIDPAGGSYYVERLTDELAHAAWGFFQTLEKAGGQAAALRSGLVAERLAATWAARSKKLAKRREPITGVSEFPLLSEKPVVREPAPAVPTGGLPRVRRDEAYEALRARSDAHLAATGARPRIFLAALGPAAAHTARATFASNLFQAGGIEPVHVPVSVDPTTAAESYAASGADGMAVLCSSDTLYEEQAAAVSEALRAAGATTVFLAGRPGTAETSVDEYVFAGCDAVAVLSSVLDRMGVPS